In the Andrena cerasifolii isolate SP2316 chromosome 3, iyAndCera1_principal, whole genome shotgun sequence genome, TTCGGTGGTCTTCCGCACCAGAGGTTCGAATTGCGATTTATGTAACCCTTTATCTTTAAGGTACCGTTACATATGAAGCTCCAAGTGAACAGACACTGTTTAGAGAATGTTAGATATTATCCGTCGCCAAGTTTCTTTCGCTAGGACAGATCTATCAGAGATCTTCTTCGACAAATCCCCACCAGCGCAGGTGCGTAGCTTCGTCAGTGAAAGCTATGACCTTTCCCTGCATCCTGCGCACAGATTCGCGTGAAATAGTACCATTCGGTACGTTCTAAACAGACCCAATCACATAGCAGCTACATCCTCCGCATCGTCTATCGCTCCTCTGATCTTCTCTGAAACACACCTGACACCCTGTTAGCTAAAGGGAACCGAGAGGCCCTTTCAAAAATATACTCAGAAAGTACACTTGCCGCGATCCACCTACGTAGCGTCCACGAGAGCTAGATCGTTAGGAACACTGGCGAAAAGAAAGGGTTGCGCAGGAGGCCACGTAAAGGGGCGCGTTGCTCGTGCCAAACGGCGTGTCCTCGACCAATCGTTGGTACCTCTCCACCGCGACGATCTGTAACCGCGCTTTGCTGTCCCATGACctggcgaacaaaaaaaaaaaaaaaaaggcgaaGGACTGCGACGAGGCTGACAGAGTCTCCCCGACGGCGTGCACGACGACGAAATCGGGCGCCGCGGGCAGCAAGAAGGGATCGACCACCGTGACGTCGGTGTGCAACGACGAGGAGACCGCCGGCAcgcggaagaagaagaagaaacggcgGAAAGTACGGAACAAGCAGCAGCTGCAGCTGCAACCGATACCATTGGAGCCGCCGCCGTCGGGCGACGGTCGGCGGGCGCACACGGTGGTGAACCTGCCGTCCTCCTCGGACGAGGTCGAGGCGGTCGACGAATGCTCGAAAAGGGACTCGTCCAGCAGCCTGGGTGGCGCCAGCAGGCACAACACCCTCCGCGAATCGTTGCTCACGGTGCTGGGCAAACTGGTGATCTGGAAGGGCACCAGGTACCGTTCCGCGACTGCTGCGTCCTGCTCGTCCTCGGCGCCACCCAACTCACCGCCCGCCACCGAGTGCATAGGCCGCAGCACGTCCTTCTTCTCCAGCGGTGAGTCCCCTCGCGATTCTTTCCTTTACGCTCCGGGAGTCTTCGACGACGCGAGGTCAGCCCAATTAGGGGTGCTGTTTGTCGCAGGGTCGAAGAAAGAATCGACTAATTGCTCCAGCGCCGGCAACTTTAATCTCCGTTTACTCTCCTTGGTTCGTGCGCGAGGTATACAGAGCCGGCAGAGATGCGGCAAGAGGTGCGAACGTTCTTGGCACTCTTATTCGTCGAGGTTGATTCTTTCTTCGCCTCGAATCGGTCATCCTGTGCAGTTGCAGTAACCTGTGCGAAGAATTGGACGCTTAAGGCCACTGAATTAATTACGCGAGGCGCAGACTCGTTGCTGCTTTGAAAGtacagttctgtctctctatatacgcgagcgtcgggggcgggcgcacgcaatttgagagacgagtagcctattcggcttgctttgattcctcctcgagcgctcgagtggtATTGGGCGACGCGCAGTTGTTTTTTCGTTCGGCTTCTTCGGGGTTTTCTTTGATACGCgatacccaaattctgtcgctcagtcgaaggaaattaattgattctcggtaTTTCCACTGTGCGCCGACTACAGAAGAAGTAGCGGGGGTAGCTTCACGCGTATAGGGAATCTGAACACGCGTGCAATTTGAGAGGCAACACTGTATCTACTTTGGACGTTTTCGCACGGGCCTCGGTTAGCCAGCCTTCTTTGGAGCCTTGACGAAACTGGCTGGGACGCAGCAGGCACTTTACAAAAAGAAAATGGGCATCGTTGCGGGGAATCTTCGATAGTTATATGACGCTATAAAAGCGTCGAGGAAGTCATTGTTTGCGATGCATTGGGAGGATGATTGTTGCTTGCGTAATGGTCGATCGTGTCGGAAATTTGCGTCACCGTTGTAATCGGATTGTGCCATCTGGTAAACACGGGGTTGCACGTTTGCAAATTTTAACGTCCATTTAGATTTAGACGAAGCGGTTACGATACTGCATTAGCGGCGGGGAAAAATTGTGGCGCATTAGTCAGCCAAGTTGCCCATGCGTAATCTTGTAATCCGTTTTATTTGCAAAATCCAGCCTTCGTTGCGGCAAggtagggtggggctgaaagttagtaataacaatctagagatgtacggcgttattttgtataaactacaaCTATTAAGCTTTACTTTCACAAAGTAGTGGGTTAATAGTGTTattctttgttgagttttatCACAAAATGTGTGTCAATTCAAAATGGAATTACCATTTTGCTTAGGGTAAAAAGTCCTTGATATCTTCTAACCAGCttttaataagtaaaaaactcttttgaaatcgacaaatatttattaaacaaattttttttagtatacaatattgaaaggaaaagaataataatacaggACACTGAGTCAGcttgaataaaaaattgcacaataatCTTGACTCAACATAAAGATGTAACTTTCTTTCAAGCGCTTTGGCTTTAAAAAAGTTAGATAATTTGTGACTTTACTAATTGGTTTGCTCCAATAAATGCAACTACTCTTTTTAGCATTTTAacatgacttctttaacaaaaaatagaaatataaggAAGCGAttttttgccccaatggtacctcttTAGTTTCGCCGATATATAGGTTCGAAAATATTGTCATTCAGAAATAAACAATGCCATGTaacgtaaggtgaatgtcccaaattctgctcatttaagaggttgctcgtcagaaagaaggtgtaaaaaatttgtttgtgatcaaaatttgcagagtcattgattaattctttaataataattcaaccagttgaaaactatttaagaaaaatatttcaagatgtttaactactagtaatttgtaattaaatataatgctttaaatgtccgtatttctgctcacgaaaaatagcgatgtacgtttttctactcaccatttgtaccaatttctgctcactaatatgttgccttttcaggttaaaataatttacatcttttatggagatgttttataacacaagagtaaagcataaaataatgataaacaaaaaataaaatgccttcgaatagaaatagaggttacagcatatattgaattgtgaggtttcgttgctaaaattttggtgagtagaaatgcggacataacGGTGACTcagttgaccctaaacctaatcacctgttttctacttaaaaaaaattaaaaaatagtacaaaatctacatccagagcacaatacggcatctgtttttattattaaataagaacttttactgcaaaaactattttctgcccaattatcgaataccaatagtgaccctgttccttaccaccaccagctaaaacacggtcgaaaaatcatgaatctctcattttaacagtttttcgttgcttatgctgcactttgattagccccaagctcgtgcaacactccttctaaatgttcaaataatttagaattattttgttgcaactatagtacaatcGTGACgcttgtaataataaaaaagaatacgaaatgagcagaaatggggacacgagcagaaattgggtcatTCGCCTTATTCACCTTATACGCTGTTTAACTATGGTTTACTTCGAATAACGCAACAAAAAGGCGACGTACTTTATCGCTTCTTGATATACATAATGACAAGGGCGTAATACGATGACGCGCACGAAGGCTCAAAAACGGCTGGCGACTCTGCGGTCCCCCCACCCATTACCCTTGCCATCAACATAGTTATGCTGCAATATTCAATCGATTGTTTACGAATGGAGATTTCGCATTCGGGCCTTTTagccgccggacttttagccccactctACCCTAACCGAGTTGGCCATAATCAGTACATGCCTGATAGTtccacttttatttcgcactggACGTTTTGTTTGTCCGAATTTAATTGAGCGTGTACACGCGATGCCAAAGGATTGCGTTGTGAAACGATGCAAGTTCAGATCTTGAGGTGAACTCGCGTGGACGAGCTGGAATTCTACAATTAATTGGATGGTTGAAATTATGTTGGAGTCTCATTCTACGGACCACGGCCTCGGCTTTGATATTCCTTATCGTAGAGGCGTAATCCTCTACAGGGGTAAAAATTTGGAGTAGTTTGTGTAGGCAAAGGAAGGTTCACCACGTTGCATTGAGTTTGTACCAATAATCAATaattattgttaaataattctCCGTTCATTATCAACTCGTAATAATGGACTCACTCTATTATTTAGTTTACAGAGGGGCTGCTCAGCAAATAGTAGTGTGGGATAATTGTTCCATTACATTGTTACAACGTAACATCGAGCATTATCATATTCGCCAGGCGAGAAGGGAGAAGCACAAATAAGTGGCTGTAAAACGTGGCAGTACCTAATTACAATTGAGAGTACTGTGTAATGAGAATCATTGATTACGCGCATTTCATGTTTCGATCTCATTATTATCACGATGCAATACCACCCTGTATCTTCTTTCTGTTCCAGAAACGGAGAGGCGAATTCGCGCAAATAATCGCGAGTTCAACTCGCAGTTTAATTACGCGGTAAGGTTGAAATGCATTTTCATAATCTTTGTTCCGCGCGTTAATTAAAACCGAACGAAATGCCCTCGATAACGACGGGGAGCGCGCCTGATAGTTGGTCTGATTcgtttttctttctatttcagAACAACTACATCAAGACGTCCAAGTATAGAGTTGTGACGTTCCTACCGTTAAATTTATTCGAGCAATTTCAGCGGCTCGCTAACTTTTACTTCCTATGCCTGCTGGTGCTTCAGATAATCCCCGCTATCTCCTCCTTGACCCCCATCACTACAGCCATACCCCTTATAGGGGTGCTCATGCTCACTGCCATCAAAGATGCTTACGACGATTTTGTAAGTCCACAGAAAGTTACGCAACACCCCTAGCGCAAAAGGTGTCCTGTGATTCTGTATTGTATTCTGGATGGGTCACACCACTGCCCAGCTGTGTTACGAATTACAGGACGCCCTAGTGTACCAAGCGCGTGGTGTATTCTTCCTTCGAACCACCCTCCGTCGTGCAGCACTATTTATCGCCGTAATTAAATGGATTTCAGCAACGGCACAGCAGCGATTCGCAGGTGAACAATCGGAAATCTCAGACACTGCGGGGTACTAGCCTCCGCGAGGAGAAATGGTCGCAGGTCCAAGTGGGCGACGTAATCAGAATGGAAAACGATCAGTTCGTTGCTGCCGACGTCCTTCTTTTATCAACTAGTGAGCCAAACGGTCTTTGTTACATTGAAACCGCGGAATTAGATGGGTTAGTACTACTTCGTGCAGCTTCTATTACGTTTTAATTGCCGCAGATCTTCGAGCAATTGAACAGTCAGACGACTTAAGTTTACCTTAGTAAGTAATTGAACGTAGCAAGTGACGGACTAATAATAAGATCGCTTGTTCCAGGGAGACGAATTTGAAGTGTCGGCAGTGCTTAGCCGAGACTGCCGAGATGACGGACAACCATGAAATGATCGGTCAGTTCGATGGAGAAATTGTTTGCGAAACTCCTAATAATTTGCTAAATAAATTCGATGGCACCCTTACGTGGAGGGGACGGAAGTAAGTAAACGGTTAGCTTTTGTCGCTTTTCCACGGCCCGCCACGGTAGCCATGGGCGGTAGCCACGTTTCATGGCCCTAATGTCACCATCTTCGCATGGTTTGCAGGTACGCATTGGACAACGACAAAGTTATATTACGAGGCTGCGTGCTCAGGAACACGCAGTGGTGCTACGGCGTGGTCATCTTTGCAGGCAAGGATACCAAATTAATGCAAAACTCAGGGAAGACGAAATTTAAGAGGACCTCTATAGATAGGCTGTTGAATCTTCTGATAATCGGGATAGTGTTCTTTTTACTTTCCATGTGTATGTTCTGTACGATCGGTTGTGGTATTTGGGAGAGCCTCGTGGGCCGTTATTTCCAAGTGTATCTACCATGGGACTCGCTGGTGCCTACCGAGCCCATGAGCGGTGCCACAGTGATCGCTCTGCTTGTGTTCTTTTCCTACGCGATCGTGTTGAATACGGTGGTGCCAATCAGTTTGTACGTGAGTGTCGAAGTTATCAGGTTCGTTCAGTCGTTCTTGATTAATTGGGACGAGGAGATGTACCACGCACCTACGAACACACACGCTAAGGCAAGGACTACTACGTTAAACGAAGAGTTGGGACAgatagaatatatattttccgaTAAGACCGGAACGCTCACGCAGAATATTATGACTTTTAACAAGTGTTCTGTGGCGGGGAAAAGTTACGGGGACGTTATCGACGAAGTTACCGGGGAAGTCGTCGATTTGAGCGAGGTGAGTCTGTTCATCCCTCTATCCGTAGCCAGACTCGATGCTGACCGATGGGGTACGTTGCCACTATAGATCGTTTGCTGTACAATAACGTccgttgttccttttttttacaCTCTCTAGCTTTTAATGTCTTGTAAGCGTAAAAACTTGTTCTTAAGACCAAGTCTCGGTTATTACTGCAACGAAATTTATTTGCGGTCACAATCTGCACTGCATCGATACTACTTGATTTCTTCTATCATGTACACGAGTCACGTAAGGGAATACAGACAGTTTTATATCCTGTAAAGGAGTTATCAGTTAAAGGCGTATTCTCCGTTTCACTTCTATGTCACGAGCATTTGCGTTGGATAGAATTAAATCGTTAGTATTCGATACACCGATGTCATTCATTCCACTCTTGCTATCAAGAAAGAGTATGCTATTCTCTCCTAATTTCATTTACATTACGCGACAGTTATGTGATTGTTTCTTGATAGCAAGATAAAAAACTATAGAATCATTTCACAGTTTGGTCATATTTTGCATAAGTTTTCATGTACATCACTTAGCATGTGTGTGCTGCATGTAGACGGACAAAGCTGCCCGAACACCTACGATGCGATGGAAAAATGGACAGGAATTTGTTCAAGTTTATACACCATTAAGTGGTCCGAACGTACGTCTACTGGAACAGGTGGACAGGATAGCCAATATAATTCCAGGACGAGGCATCAATGGCAGTCCGATGATTCCACACAAACTTTCAGTACGCATGTTAATAATTAACACACACTTCTTCCACAAACGAAGAGACTTTTACGCAATGTTCTGCTTGCATCTTCATTGGTCCTGTCCTGCATGCTTTCGCTATCATAGGTGGTTAGATCGTTACGCTCCGCACGGGTTATTACGAACTTCGCAATGTTCGATGCGTTAATTCTGCATGCACTGACCATACTTTTGCTTCGCAACCTCTTTCTCACGTCCCCCACTATGGTAAACTGCATGCCGCATATTATTCCACTCTTGTCTGTAAATGGACTCAAGCATTTCCAAACTGCTTAGATGCAAGAAATTAATTCTCACAATGCTTTaaggaattataaaattataacgtCTCAATGCCTGCTGACTTGCAACAAATCTATTTATATGGAGGCAAAGGTATTTactttcaattctttactaGTACTTTCATTTCCACATACTGTCTTCTCTTGTGTGTCATTAACATTACTATCAACGGGGGGGGGCAAGGGATCGGCCTCTAAATTAATACACCCTATCTACGTTCACAGTCAATGCCGCCGTTGGATTTCTCGTTCAACAAGGATTACGAGCCAGAATTCAAGTTCTACGATGGTGCGCTCCTCGAAGCTGTGAAACGGAACAATGAAGACGTTCATAGTTTCTTTCGGTTGCTGGCACTTTGTCACACCGTTATGCCGGAGGAAAAGAACGGGAAActagaataccaagcacagTCGCCGGACGAAGCTGCCCTTGTGTCCGCCGCAAGGAACTTCGGTTTCGTATTCAAAGAAAGATCCCCAAACAGCATAACGATCGAGGTAATGGGGAACCGCGAGATATACGAGCTGCTTTGCATCCTGGACTTCAATAACGTTAGAAAAAGAATGTCCGTGATCCTGAGGAAGGACGGCCATCTCAGGCTTTATTGTAAAGGGGCGGACAATGTTATTTACGATCGTGTGAAAAAAGGCAGCGAGGAGATTATGGCGAAAACATTGGATCACCTTAATAAATTCGCGGGCGAAGGTCTGAGAACATTGTGCCTTTCGGTCAGAGATCTGGACGAGCAGTTTTTCAACGATTGGAAGCAACGTCACCAAGAAGCTGCGTTGAGCCAGGAGAACAGGGACGACAAATTGGATGCTATTTACGAAGAAATAGAGAAGGACATGACTCTATTGGGCGCGACTGCCATCGAAGATAAGTTACAGGACGGTGTACCCCAAACTATCGCTAATTTAGCTCTTGCTGGTATCAAGATCTGGGTATTAACTGGTGATAAACAAGGTAAAAACACGTGTAAATATTTGGAAATTGCGCACAGTAGCGGGCATGATTATCTATACGCGGGTGGGCAGAATAGTATGGAAGGTATTTACATTACTTTATCCCTATGCAGAAACTGCTATCAATATTGGCTACTCCTGCCAGTTGTTGACAGACGATCTTACAGATGTCTTTATCGTGGATGCTACTACTTACGATGGCGTGGAAAATCAGTTAACGCGGTATTTGGAAACTATCAAAACTACCTCCAACCAGCAACACCGGCCAACACTCTCCGTTGTCACATTCAGGTGGGACAAGGAAAGGTCAGGCACATGAAAGAGACGGAGTACAACCATTAACCTTTTCCATACCTATTTCTGACTAATTGACGcattcattttaaaagtttctcgtTCATACTGAATGTGGCATCATGTTCTGTGTAACGCTTTCTTTGTCTGGCTATGCCTAAGAATTTATAAATACTTCAGATCCAAGTCTATTCTCTTCGATATTACATCAAGATGGCGAAactcaaaattcaaaatattgcaATGTACTACCTTATCGAAGTCGTTCCCACGAACGATGGCAGGTTTTCAATGATATTTTTACTCGGAATCGTCGAGTAATTTAAATATACTTTGGCATGCATTTTCACGAGGTTGTACAGGTATCGATGATAAATATCGTATTGCTACCTCACTGTAACCCAATTTGTTATGCATATGATAACACCAGTTTTCTCAGACTTAAATTGAACGATGTTTTTTCTCGGAATATTCAAGTCTACAGTGAATTATATATTTGCATGCAgatttgaaaatattcacacATATGGAAATGCTAAAGTTTCATAAGATATTTTTCCATTCGTTccctttcatttattattcgaatatttaagatcGTTTACATACCTCATGCCTGTCGGTAATTCTGTTTATAATGTAGACATTCCAATATAGTAGTTTAGCTACTAGTCTTTTGTTTCGAAcattacagttttttttcatttcgtaCCTTTTCCGTATTCtatgatattatattaaaattaattagtccAAAGGAATAATGATAATTACCATGTGCTTGATACTCACTCCTTCTCTTTCTGTATGCTTAAAATTAATCTTAATGACGATAATAATGACGACACGAAGATTATAGTGCTTATGTTATGTCATTATATCAGTAGCCTATGATATACAGAGCACTGTGTGTATTGTTTACGATTAATGCGcatcatttttatatatatatatatatccaaaGAAACGATTCAAGTCTCCCTTTTTATTATGCAAGCAATTAAATACCGTATTTTGTCACTCGTTACGTTGGATAAGAATCTTGTATATTCAACTTGTTGtgtaaatttgaaagaaattacaCGTTTGACTCCAAGAAAttgaagcatttgtaaagtaatTTGCACCTTCCGCATAAATCATCTGAACATTGTATTTTCTATATGCAGCAGTGATACAGAATACAATCCCAGCAGAGATGAACAagatgaacatgaaatggaaCAAGCAACTGGATTCGCGGTAGTTATTAACGGACATTCTTTAGTTCATGCATTACATCCACAACTTGAGCAACTTTTTCTCGATGTATCAAGCCAATGTAAGTTATCCCTAACAAATTGCTTgctcttcttccttcttttacTTGCCAGTGTGGCACTGTGACCTCGCATGTGAAAACTTGCAGGTAAAGCTGTGATATGTTGTCGCGTGACACCCTTACAAAAAGCAATGGTTGTCGAATTAATTAAGAAGAATAAGAACGCAGTGACTCTGGCAATCGGCGATGGAGCTAATGATGTCTCGATGATAAAGACAGCTCACATCGGTGTCGGCATCAGCGGTCAGGAAGGATTGCAAGCTGTGTTAGCGTCCGATTATTCGATAGGACAGTTTAGGTTTTTGGAAAGACTGCTCCTTGTTCATGGTAGATGGTCGTACTATAGAATGAGCAAGTTTCTtaggtattttttttacaagaattTTGCGTTTACGCTATGCCACATCTGGTTTGCCTTTTTCTGCGGATTCAGCGCACAGGTAAGATTTTCTTATTACCCGCGGCATTGATTACTAACGCCTCTACATCGTAGTCGTATAATATTACAAAGTGATGAGTTTTAAGGCGAATGTGATTTACAAACTTCCTTTGTAGAGCAGCTAGTTCCAAAGTTGAGTACTGTAATTTGAACTTAACATAAAAATTCTGATTTCCCAGCAATCCGATTAGATTCTCGTAGAACAGGAGCCTTCTATCGTATTCTAATAAATGTCTATTCCTCTGCAGACTGTATTCGATCCTATGTACATTTCTGTCTACAATCTCTTTTATACGTCGTTGCCCGTAATGGCAGTTGGTATATTCGATCAAGATGTTAACGATAAGAATAGTTTATTGTACCCAAAACTTTACGCACCTGGATTGCAGaatttactttttaataaaaaggaatTCTGCTGGAGTGCCATACATGGTTTCTTCGCTAGTTGCGTATTATTCTTAGTTCCGTACGGTAAGCTTCGATAATATTATATATCCATTCTCTCTCGACATACGTATGCAAAGcattgaaaatgattttttatagGGACGTATAAGGATGGAGTATCGCCAAAGGGCTATGTACTTTCTGATCATATGCTGCTGGGAAGTGTTGTAGCCACCATATTAGTCATAGTGGTGACTGTTCAAATAGCCCTTGACACATCATATTGGACGATCGTTAATCATATTATGGTTTGGGGCTCGCTTGTTTGGTATTTCATTTTAgattatttctataatttcgtCATAGGTGGTAGTTACGTTGGCAGTCTTACTATGGTATGTATATCTCGTGCAATGATATTCTCACCGTAATTAGTACGCGACATTGAACTACTTGTACGTACAATTTTAGGCGATGTCCGAGGCAACGTTCTGGTTTACGGCAGTCATCTCGTGTATCATATTGGTAATACCCGTACTGTCGTGGAGATTCTTCTTCATAGATGTTAGGCCAACTTTATCCGACAGAGTCAGGCTTAAGCAGAGACTGGCACAGCTACGTTCGCGCCAAAGTCAAGACATACTTCGTACGCCTTCTACGAGACGAACGCGACGATCCCTACGTTCCGGATACGCTTTCGCGCATCAGGAAGGCTTTGGAAGGCTGATCACGTCCGGGAAGATTATGCGCAAGCTACCGAATGGTGGAGATTTTAAGTTTTCAATGCCATTCACGAACAATACCAACAAACAAGTTAGTGTTGCCACCACGTCACCAAAGGACAATGCATCAAAAAATTCGCACACACTGGATACCATTGATCTATAATCTGGACATTTATTATTGTAAGTCTTTCCACTATCTATCAAATTTCGGATGAATAGTTTGCTACGCTATACTAGCAGCATTATTCAACAGAATTATGGAAAACCGTCGCAAACGAACTTTTCTGTTAATCACAAGTGGGCTTTGAAAATACGATCAAATATCAAGGTTTGTGCTCTTTACGATCAAGTTCCATCGCGCATAGCACAGGAAAATATTGCGCCATGCGCATGACGgtatataaaattgtttaacagctTGTTGGTTTCCCCATTCTGTATTTGTTGcttacaaaattttaagtaatcGAATTTCATAAGACGTTAAAGTATTGATGGTTTGCGTGAAAAATTCTACACAGTAGTAACTACTAAAGAgtactatttcttttatttttttcaccaaaaatTATTGTTAGTTAATGATCACTTTAAtaagatatattttttacaatcgtTGTTCTAGACTCTTAACCGAAATATTTGTTACTCCAGCAAGGACTATGTTCCGatggttttttaagtttatatgaattttataatatttgctcaattgcagaacttgaaatcagcccttTTTAAGTAACTGCTTATATTTCGTTATGTATAAAAAGAGTATTCaattaatcaaatatatagtgTATAAATTATTCTAATTTGCTCTTATCTAATAAGAGTCTAGAATGGAGAAGATATCATGTTCTAATGACTCATTCAACTATCAATAATCACCTCCGACGACCTCTCAAATAGTGtacacaaataaaaatgcacagGTTGATTTATGATTATACATTTTTACTTCGCCTATGTAATAATTCAAGGCTAGCAAAACAAAAGCTCTATTATCTAGTTACCACTTGTGATTAATATTTGGGTcattaattgaaattaattggTTGCTGTTATTTCTTAATCTATTACTCGAGATAATCAGCACGTTTACAAAACGTTATAGCTTTCTGTCGAACTTGTAATTCTATTAAATATAGCTGTCGTTGAGTAAAGTCATAAGGGCTCTAAATTTCTTAGTATTATCCTGTTGCATTTGAAAACCTCGCAACTAAAGTCATATATAGCTGTTTGTAAATCGTTAATATTATTACATAAGAAGGATATTACGAACAGTTCTGTTGGGAGGTATTGCTGTTTCTTTTCCTCCAGTTCTCAGAAGAAGTGGAGTTGCCCTTGTGTCTCTACCACTTATCTACCTTTCGTTTTCATGTTATTTTGTATTCCGAGTTTCGTGAGTGGCAGAGTAATGACATACCTGTCAGGCTGCCTGAATTGTGGGTGATTGCCATTTCGAATATTTAGACTTGAGGAATAATTCGATCGGCACCAAGCTATAACGCAATAACGAGGCAGAATATGATTTGTATGATCATGACACTACCTGTGTACATATGTGTAGAGGTGTCATGAATCGTGTAACATCCCTCCTTGTATCATATACTGT is a window encoding:
- the Atp8b gene encoding ATPase phospholipid transporting 8B isoform X6, with the protein product MIREDEEEEGSRWKYVRGEAEIVPSARAKCHEEEEAKDCDEADRVSPTACTTTKSGAAGSKKGSTTVTSVCNDEETAGTRKKKKKRRKVRNKQQLQLQPIPLEPPPSGDGRRAHTVVNLPSSSDEVEAVDECSKRDSSSSLGGASRHNTLRESLLTVLGKLVIWKGTRYRSATAASCSSSAPPNSPPATECIGRSTSFFSSETERRIRANNREFNSQFNYANNYIKTSKYRVVTFLPLNLFEQFQRLANFYFLCLLVLQIIPAISSLTPITTAIPLIGVLMLTAIKDAYDDFQRHSSDSQVNNRKSQTLRGTSLREEKWSQVQVGDVIRMENDQFVAADVLLLSTSEPNGLCYIETAELDGETNLKCRQCLAETAEMTDNHEMIGQFDGEIVCETPNNLLNKFDGTLTWRGRKYALDNDKVILRGCVLRNTQWCYGVVIFAGKDTKLMQNSGKTKFKRTSIDRLLNLLIIGIVFFLLSMCMFCTIGCGIWESLVGRYFQVYLPWDSLVPTEPMSGATVIALLVFFSYAIVLNTVVPISLYVSVEVIRFVQSFLINWDEEMYHAPTNTHAKARTTTLNEELGQIEYIFSDKTGTLTQNIMTFNKCSVAGKSYGDVIDEVTGEVVDLSESMPPLDFSFNKDYEPEFKFYDGALLEAVKRNNEDVHSFFRLLALCHTVMPEEKNGKLEYQAQSPDEAALVSAARNFGFVFKERSPNSITIEVMGNREIYELLCILDFNNVRKRMSVILRKDGHLRLYCKGADNVIYDRVKKGSEEIMAKTLDHLNKFAGEGLRTLCLSVRDLDEQFFNDWKQRHQEAALSQENRDDKLDAIYEEIEKDMTLLGATAIEDKLQDGVPQTIANLALAGIKIWVLTGDKQETAINIGYSCQLLTDDLTDVFIVDATTYDGVENQLTRYLETIKTTSNQQHRPTLSVVTFRWDKESSDTEYNPSRDEQDEHEMEQATGFAVVINGHSLVHALHPQLEQLFLDVSSQCKAVICCRVTPLQKAMVVELIKKNKNAVTLAIGDGANDVSMIKTAHIGVGISGQEGLQAVLASDYSIGQFRFLERLLLVHGRWSYYRMSKFLRYFFYKNFAFTLCHIWFAFFCGFSAQTVFDPMYISVYNLFYTSLPVMAVGIFDQDVNDKNSLLYPKLYAPGLQNLLFNKKEFCWSAIHGFFASCVLFLVPYGTYKDGVSPKGYVLSDHMLLGSVVATILVIVVTVQIALDTSYWTIVNHIMVWGSLVWYFILDYFYNFVIGGSYVGSLTMAMSEATFWFTAVISCIILVIPVLSWRFFFIDVRPTLSDRVRLKQRLAQLRSRQSQDILRTPSTRRTRRSLRSGYAFAHQEGFGRLITSGKIMRKLPNGGDFKFSMPFTNNTNKQVSVATTSPKDNASKNSHTLDTIDL